GTAAACAACCATTGGCATTACCAAATATATTTCCAGCATTAGTTGCTTTAACGTTATTTATAATAACTTATTTTGTATTTAAGAAAGGATTTAATCATTATGTTAAAACAGGTGCAAATAGATACAAAGACATGGGACACCGAAGATAACCTAGCTATAAACATTACAAACGTTACAAAAACCTTTGAGCAGTGGCAAAGAACTAATAACTTTAAAGATATAATAAGTAACCTAATAAAACCCCAAAAAAGAACCATTACAGCCTTAGATAATGTATCTTTTCAGGTTAAAAAAGGGGAGTTTGTGGCTTATGCAGGTGCTAATGGAGCAGGTAAAAGCACTACAATGAAGCTCTTAGCTGGCATGTTAATGCCTAAAAACGGAGATATAAGTATTTTAGGTTTATCTCCAAAACGTAATCGAATTAAACTCATGCATAAGCTTGGCGTGTTATTTGGTAACCGAACCGAGCTCTGGTGGGATCACCCTATTATTCAGAGTTATGAGTGGAAAAAAGTTGTGTGGAACATTGATAAAAAAAGATATAACAAAATGTTAGATATGGTAGTAGAATTATTAGATCTAAAAGGCATCTTAAATACCTTTGCCAGAGAGTTATCATTAGGGCAAAGAATGAAAGCCGACTTAGGATTAATGCTTTTACATGAACCCCAAGTTATACTGCTAGATGAACCAACTTTAGGCTTAGATGTACTAGCAAAAAGAAACATGATTGACTTTTTAAAAAGAATAAACAAAGAAAACAAGGTAACCGTAGTGGTTACTAGCCATGACATGGATGACCTTGAGGAAATGGCCCACAGAATAATTCTTTTATCTAAAGGTAAAATAGCCTATGATGGTGGTTTTAAAAAGCTAAGAGCTAGTATAGGTGTTAATAAGACTATTACAATAACTACTAAAGGCACTTTATCCCCTGTATTTAATAACGCCAAATTGCTAAGTAGCGAGCAAAATATTCACGAGTATCAGCTCAATAAGGGAGTAAATATTGCTTCATTATTAACTGAAATAGCTCAACTAAATGAGGTTATAGATATTGAGACCAATAGAGCTCCTATTGAAAAAATAGTAGCAAAATTGTATAAAGAGTGGCGATAAACAAGACAAAATCCATTCATTTTGAGGCAGTGATTAATCACTGCCTCTTTTGCTTCTTATACTAAGTAGAAATATAAGTTTCAATATTAGTTAATAGTAAATATTTACCACTTAAAATACACAGTATTGTTAAAAATCACATAACATATATTACACATGTAAATTTAGCAGATAAAGATAAACCATTTATAAGGAGTGTAATTGTATGTCAGCTTACTACTATCAACGTGTTTGTAGTAAAATGAAAAAAACCAAAATATATCAAAAGAACAGACATGTTAAACCGTATATACCCGAAACTATTTTTTTAAATACTAATAATTTAACATACATGCTCAATAAATATCCTATGGTAGTTTTTAAACCTAATATTGGTGAACGGGGTATATTTGTAGGCTCTATTAGCAGAACTAGTGTTTTAGGGCAATATGATATTCATTATTTAACAGATATTCAGAAAAACCTTTATATGGACGAGGTAATTAATTTTATTAGTAAACTAGCTCCCAAAAAACGATTTTTGCTACAACAAGGTATTGACCTAATAAAACATCAGCATAAACCAGTAGATATACGAGCAGTTGTACAAAAACCTTATGACTATTGGCTAGTAACTGGCTATATTGCCAGAATCGCAGCAGATAATAAAATGGTCACAAATCTCGACAGCGGGGGCAAAGGCCTGCCTTTAAATAGTTTTTTAAAGTCTACTGACTTAACTAAGCAAGAGATTGTTAAGCTTAAAAAATCTATAATATTTATCTCAAAAAATATTGCCAATACCTTAACAAAAAGATACCCTCATCTAAGAGAACTGGGGGTAGATTTTGGTGTTGATAATAATTTGTATCCTTGGGTATTAGAGGTTAATACTTGGCCTGGTTATTGGCGTTTTAAGTATTTTAAAGATAAGTCTTTGTATTACAAAATTCATCGCAATCATAAAATAATTGTTAGTTCCTCAAAAAAAATAATCCATTAAAATGTTTATGTAAAAAGGCTGTACTTACTTAAGTTACAGTCTTTAGTTTATTTAATCACGGCTCTTTTTATTCTAAAATTAATGTAATTACTTAAATAATTGTAGCACCAAAAAAATTCGTTTTTACACTAATTTTTTTATTCATTATTTTAAATCATTTTAAAGGAATACATATCTCGATTTTATCTACATATTTACCGTCTTTTCTATACTCTCTCTCAAGATAATAACTAAAGTCTACTTTACAGTCATTTGCTTCACAATATTCACTTGCTGCAAGATATAATTGTTTGCTCTTTAGCTTTTTTAACCCAACCTTTTCTGGGTCTATCCAAGTACTAAATACTAGGTAGCTCTTGCCTTTAAGCTCTTTTTCATGTAGCTTATTAGGATAAGTCTTAAAGCTCTGCTTAATTTGCACAGCAGCAAATACACTATTCACTATTGCTTTATTTTTATTTAAGTAAAAAGCCTTAGTTGTAGAATCTCCATATACTAAACTAAAAGTGTTATTGCCAGCAATTATTTTAGCAGAACAATTATCACCTGCTTTATATATACTGTTAGCTAACTTATACCAGGGTATTTTTTTGCTCCAGAGCTTAGTATTTTCTTTTTGCTCAAATAAACAGCCTGCTAATATAATAGTTGGCAATGTTACTATTTGTGGCTCTAACTGCATATGTATTTGAGGGCTTAGTTGCTCTTGATTATTTATTTTTACAATAGGCAGTAGTAAATCTAACTGCCTATTGGCGTCATTTTTTTCAGCATTAAAACTAAAACAATCTATACACTGCTCTAAATAGTGGCGATTATCTTTTGGTCTCCAGTCAAGTTTATAGATGTCGCTTTCTTCAACCCAGCTATTCAGTTGATCCCAACGCTCTCCTACAATAGGTAAATAAGCTGGAATAGCGGCATATAACCCTGTAGCTACTTCTTTTTTAATATATGGATCTTTAACCTCAAAATCTTGGGCTATTGTAACCCACATTTCATAGCCATACTTTCCTTCGCTATTATTAAAACCATAGCCATAAATTCTAAAGCCTAACTGCTGATGTAAGTTATTTTTTACTATTAGCTTATTAAGCTGTTGATGACAGTCCTGTTCAGGAGTTTTACTTATTACTCTGTAACTCGCTACCATCATTTTAGATATGCTAACTATTCTCACATCATTTGAGCTATACACATTACTCAAATTCAATTTCCTTTCTGAGAGTGCTATTTGAAGTGCGTTTTTTAGTTCATTAAATGCTACATTATTGGGTGTATCTATCGCATTAAAGGCTGAGGATAAGCTCTGTTTAGAATCTACTATAACTATAAGTTTTTTAAGTAATAGCTTAATGGACTTAAGGTAGTCAATGTGTTGCTCAGTTTTATATAAATGATTTTCTAATACCTTAACAATAGTAGCTAACTCAGTAGAGTTAAATATTTGGCTAATATCCTGTAAAGGCAAGTTTAGTTTTCTTAACAAAACAATTTGCTTTACTTTAACAATATTATCATTATTAAAGTAGCGATAGCCATTAGTTAATCTGGTGCTTTTAATTAAACCAGCACTCTCCCAATAACGTAAAGTTCTATTTGAAACACCATAGGCCTTTGAAACATCACCAATTCTAACCATGCACTTCACCCCTCAGCTAAATTATGAACCCTTACCTCGTGTAAGGGTCAATAACTTCATTTTACTAAATTACAAATTAAATATCACTAGTTTAGCAAAGCTTAGATTAAAAAACTTATAATAGATACTAAAACGACAAAACACATCATATTTCCCGGGTAATAGCTATAATTCGGGAAATATGATGTGCGTTTTGAAGATTAAAGTAGTAATTTAGCACGAAGAGAACCGTCCCCATGTGTTAAAAAGAATTAGTTTTTACACTAATTCTTTTCTTTGTTTAAGTTCTGCTTGAGCTGCTGCTAAGCGAGCAATGGGAACTCGGTAGGTTGAACAACTTACAAAGTCTAGCCCTAGTTCATTACATAATGCTATTGACTCTGGGTCTCCACCGTGTTCTCCACATATACCAATTAGTATATTAGGGTTAGTTTGTTTACCTAAAGTTATCGCTATATCCATTAGTTTGCCTACACTCGAGCGGTCTAGGGTTACAAATGGGTTATTTTTTAAGATTTTAGCATCTAAATAGTGTTGCATAAATTTACTTTCGGCATCATCTCTAGAGAATCCGAATGTTGTTTGGGTTAAGTCATTGGTGCCAAATGAGAAGAAATCAGCCTCTTTTGCTATTTCATCTGCTGTTAGTGCTGCTCTAGGTAATTCAATCATGGTACCAATGGTATAGCTAAACTTAACATTGTGCTCTTGCATTATTTGTTCTGCAATCTCGATAGTTTGTTTTTTTAGTAATTCTAGTTCTTTTACATCGACGATTAAAGGAATCTCTACCTCTGGCAATACTTCATAACCCTGTTTAACCAACTCAGCCACAGCTAAAAATATGGCTTGTGCTTGCATAGCATAAATCTCTGGATAAGTTATTGCTAAACGACAACCCCTATGTCCAAGCATTGGGTTAAATTCGTGTAAAGATTCTATTTTTTTAAGTAAAGCTTCTTTAGTTTTAATTATATTTAAATCTGCATTTCTTAGCTTTAGTTCAGTAAGTTCTACTTTTAAGTCTTCTTTGTTTGGTAAAAACTCATGCAAAGGAGGGTCTAATAATCTTATACACACGTGATATCCTTGCATGGCTTTTAAAATTTCATAAAAATCTTGTTTTTGATATGGTAATAGCTTTTGCAAATATTCTTTGCGCTCGTTAAGGGTATCTGCTAATATCATTTTTTGTACTATAGGTAAACGTTCTTTTTCCATAAACATGTGCTCTGTTCTGGTAAGTCCTATGCCTGTAGCACCAAATTCACGAGCCTTTAAGGCATCTTCGCCATTATCTGCGTTGGCTCTAACACCAAGTTTTTTTACCTCATCTGCCCAAGCTAAAAACTCTGTAAACTCATCTGCTAGTTTAGGTAATGACATGGCTACTAAGCCTAGTATTACTAAGCCAGTTGCGCCATCTATAGAGATAATATCTCCTTCATGCACCCTAGTGTTAGTTGTTACAAAGTATTTCTCTTTAAAATTAATTTTAATTTGCTCACAACCACACACTGCTGGTTTGCCCATACCCCTTGCTACTACAGCTGCATGACTTGTCATACCACCTCTGCTAGTTAAGACTCCTTGCGACATTACTAAGCCGTGGATATCGTCTGGGGTGGTCTCGTTACGTACTAGTATTACATTTTCACCCTCATTGCCAAGCTTTTCGGCTTTGTCAGCACTAAAAACTACCATACCAGAGGCAGCCCCTGGTGAGGCAGGCAAACCCTTAGCTATTGTGTTTAAATCATTAGTGTTTTCAATATTGGGGTGTAATAGTTGACTTATTTGTTTGGCATCAACCATTAGTAAAGCCTGCTCTTTAGTAATTAAACCCTCTTTTACTAAGTCTACAGCTATTTTAATTGAGGCTGCAGCAGTACGTTTACCATTACGAGTTTGTAAAAGATAAAGTTTTTCTTTTTCTATTGTAAACTCAATGTCCTGCATATTTTTATAATGTTTTTCAAGAATGCTGCAAATTTTAAGAAGCTGATTATAAATAGCTGGCATATCCTTCTCTAATTCACTAATAGGTAACGGAGTACGACTGCCAGAAACAACATCTTCTCCCTGGGCATTAAATAAATACTCGCCATAAATTTGGTTAACTCCTGTTGATGGGTTACGGGTAAAGGCTACTCCAGTACCACAATCATCACCTAAGTTGCCAAATACCATAGCTTGAATATTAACAGCTGTACCTAAATCATGCGCAATTTTATTATAATTACGATAATAAACTGCTCTATCACTATTCCAAGAGTTAAATACTGCATTAATCGCTAATAATAACTGTTTATAAGGGTCTTGGGGAAACTCTTCATTAGTGTGCTTTAAGTATAGCTCCTTATACTGCTCTATAATTTGCTTTAACGATTCAGCAGTTAACTGATAGTCGTATTCTACACCTTGTTTTTGCTTGATACTATTGAGAATTTGCTCAAATAAAAAATGGGGAATGTTCATAGCAACATCACCAAACATTTGAATAAATCTTCGGTAACAGTCTAAGGCAAAACACTCATTATTGCTGGCCTTGATTAAGCCTAAAACTGTTTTATCGTTTAATCCTAAGTTTAAAATGGTATCCATCATACCGGGCATAGAAATACTTGCACCCGATCTTACTGAAAAAAGCAATGGTTTATTAGTATTGCCAAACTCTTTATTTAGCTGCTGTTCTACATTCTTTATTCCTAACTCTAGCTGCTGTTCTAATCCTAAAGGTAGCTTTTCACCTATATCATAATACTCGTTACACGCCTCAGTGGTAATTGTAAACCCAGGGGGTACTGGTAAGCCTATATTGGTCATTTCAGCTAAGTTTGCCCCTTTACCACCCAGTAATGATCTCATACTTGCATTACCATCTTTAAATAAGTAAACATACTTTTTGTTTTTCATAATTAACTCCCTTCAGTTACCTATATGTAACATAGTAAATTCATTATTTGTATATATAGTGTATACTATTTAGTTAATTAGTGTATACTATTTAAACTATAATGTCACATACGCCTATATTATATCATTTATAAAGATAATTAGTATACTTTATTTATAAATTATTCAAAACGTGCATACTTTATTTAGTAATAGCTGTTTAGATTAAAACTTTTACTGTTAAGCTAGTTATTTTTATCCTAAATTATAAAAAAAAGAGCCACAAAGTGACTCTTGCATTTTGTTGACGTTTACAATGTGGTTAAATTACTGCTTGAACTACTTATCTATTCTTTTCATTTTAAACACACTTAAAACTTTTACCCAAACTCAACTAAGCTGCTCTTTAAACCACTACTCTTATTTACTGTAATAACCTGTTTATCGGCTTCTTTTATAGAATATTCCGTTAGCTTCTTCACTCATGTGATAGATCACCTAATTTAATATCTGTATTCTATAATAGATTTAACTAAAAGTAACTCGTTAGTATTACCGATGTTAGCATGTGTAAATAAGGGTCTGCTATATAACAGACACCAAAGTATTTAATGTACGTGTAGTTTAGTAATTATATATTACAATTAAATTAATTTTGCTTCAGTTAACAACCTATAAAGAATAGCAGCAAGTTCTGCCTTAGTTATATTACTTTTAGGGCATAATTGACCTTTTTCATTTCCTTTAAGGAGGTTATTTTTAATACATAATGCCATAACCTGCTTTGCCCAGTTTCCTACTTGATCTTTATCTGCGAACTTATTAAGCTCTTGCTCTATTTCCTGCTCGGTAATCTCCACACTTAAACCTGCCAGCTTCATTGTTCTTACAATAAGGGCTGCTGCCTCTTCTCGGGTTATCTTGTTGTGAGGTCTTAGGGTGTTATCTACAGCATAGCCACTTATTAAGTTATACTCAAGGGCAGTCGCTACATAGCCAAAGTAGTCATCGGTTTGCTTAACATCAGTAAACTTAGAAACCGTTCCCTTATCGCCAATACCAAGTGCCTTTACTATTGTTTTGGTAAAGTATAATCTTGTTATCTCTTGATTAGGTTTAAAGTTTGTATCAGTTGATGGTGCTACAATCATTCGGGAGCCCATTTCATTACAGATATTT
This Clostridium sp. 'deep sea' DNA region includes the following protein-coding sequences:
- a CDS encoding ATP-binding cassette domain-containing protein — translated: MLKQVQIDTKTWDTEDNLAINITNVTKTFEQWQRTNNFKDIISNLIKPQKRTITALDNVSFQVKKGEFVAYAGANGAGKSTTMKLLAGMLMPKNGDISILGLSPKRNRIKLMHKLGVLFGNRTELWWDHPIIQSYEWKKVVWNIDKKRYNKMLDMVVELLDLKGILNTFARELSLGQRMKADLGLMLLHEPQVILLDEPTLGLDVLAKRNMIDFLKRINKENKVTVVVTSHDMDDLEEMAHRIILLSKGKIAYDGGFKKLRASIGVNKTITITTKGTLSPVFNNAKLLSSEQNIHEYQLNKGVNIASLLTEIAQLNEVIDIETNRAPIEKIVAKLYKEWR
- a CDS encoding YheC/YheD family protein; this translates as MSAYYYQRVCSKMKKTKIYQKNRHVKPYIPETIFLNTNNLTYMLNKYPMVVFKPNIGERGIFVGSISRTSVLGQYDIHYLTDIQKNLYMDEVINFISKLAPKKRFLLQQGIDLIKHQHKPVDIRAVVQKPYDYWLVTGYIARIAADNKMVTNLDSGGKGLPLNSFLKSTDLTKQEIVKLKKSIIFISKNIANTLTKRYPHLRELGVDFGVDNNLYPWVLEVNTWPGYWRFKYFKDKSLYYKIHRNHKIIVSSSKKIIH
- a CDS encoding MerR family transcriptional regulator; amino-acid sequence: MVRIGDVSKAYGVSNRTLRYWESAGLIKSTRLTNGYRYFNNDNIVKVKQIVLLRKLNLPLQDISQIFNSTELATIVKVLENHLYKTEQHIDYLKSIKLLLKKLIVIVDSKQSLSSAFNAIDTPNNVAFNELKNALQIALSERKLNLSNVYSSNDVRIVSISKMMVASYRVISKTPEQDCHQQLNKLIVKNNLHQQLGFRIYGYGFNNSEGKYGYEMWVTIAQDFEVKDPYIKKEVATGLYAAIPAYLPIVGERWDQLNSWVEESDIYKLDWRPKDNRHYLEQCIDCFSFNAEKNDANRQLDLLLPIVKINNQEQLSPQIHMQLEPQIVTLPTIILAGCLFEQKENTKLWSKKIPWYKLANSIYKAGDNCSAKIIAGNNTFSLVYGDSTTKAFYLNKNKAIVNSVFAAVQIKQSFKTYPNKLHEKELKGKSYLVFSTWIDPEKVGLKKLKSKQLYLAASEYCEANDCKVDFSYYLEREYRKDGKYVDKIEICIPLK
- the ppdK gene encoding pyruvate, phosphate dikinase; protein product: MKNKKYVYLFKDGNASMRSLLGGKGANLAEMTNIGLPVPPGFTITTEACNEYYDIGEKLPLGLEQQLELGIKNVEQQLNKEFGNTNKPLLFSVRSGASISMPGMMDTILNLGLNDKTVLGLIKASNNECFALDCYRRFIQMFGDVAMNIPHFLFEQILNSIKQKQGVEYDYQLTAESLKQIIEQYKELYLKHTNEEFPQDPYKQLLLAINAVFNSWNSDRAVYYRNYNKIAHDLGTAVNIQAMVFGNLGDDCGTGVAFTRNPSTGVNQIYGEYLFNAQGEDVVSGSRTPLPISELEKDMPAIYNQLLKICSILEKHYKNMQDIEFTIEKEKLYLLQTRNGKRTAAASIKIAVDLVKEGLITKEQALLMVDAKQISQLLHPNIENTNDLNTIAKGLPASPGAASGMVVFSADKAEKLGNEGENVILVRNETTPDDIHGLVMSQGVLTSRGGMTSHAAVVARGMGKPAVCGCEQIKINFKEKYFVTTNTRVHEGDIISIDGATGLVILGLVAMSLPKLADEFTEFLAWADEVKKLGVRANADNGEDALKAREFGATGIGLTRTEHMFMEKERLPIVQKMILADTLNERKEYLQKLLPYQKQDFYEILKAMQGYHVCIRLLDPPLHEFLPNKEDLKVELTELKLRNADLNIIKTKEALLKKIESLHEFNPMLGHRGCRLAITYPEIYAMQAQAIFLAVAELVKQGYEVLPEVEIPLIVDVKELELLKKQTIEIAEQIMQEHNVKFSYTIGTMIELPRAALTADEIAKEADFFSFGTNDLTQTTFGFSRDDAESKFMQHYLDAKILKNNPFVTLDRSSVGKLMDIAITLGKQTNPNILIGICGEHGGDPESIALCNELGLDFVSCSTYRVPIARLAAAQAELKQRKELV